Part of the Colius striatus isolate bColStr4 chromosome 4, bColStr4.1.hap1, whole genome shotgun sequence genome, taaaattactttttttctactAACAAAAATCACCTAGCTTCCTCTTCCCAATGAAAGAATCAGTAATAGAATACATTCTCAAAGCAAAGtcgataaaaaaaaaaatctacttcttCCAGAACAATATGTCCTAGGCACCTTTCTTAATAAAGGTTTATGGTTCTTACTGCTTTTAAATCAGCTGCTGACTCAGGCAGCTGGTGGCATCTATCTATCCTTGAAACTGGCTTTCCTGtgaaacattaggaaaaaattgtCCAAAACTATTACATTCAAAGGGGTGTGGACACTCATTTCCTTACATTCTTTTGAAAATCCCATTTTTAATATCCTTAGACATTATAAATAAGGCAAACGGAGGTGTTCCAACTGCAGAGTCTATTCACATCTcgcttttaaattttctttgtctcatctgaacttcattttctttttttcttttttttcctcctatccAATCAATTGCCAAATGGAACAGTCTCCAATCCTTTTTTGCACCTCAGATAAATCATGGTCATCGATTCTGCATTCTTGCACCTCTTACTAACTTGCTTAGAATTTAACTGCCACCTTTATGATTTCACACTGACTGATTTATACACCCCCAAATGTTTTGTAATCTCATCCTTTATCAGCATGTCTCTTAGGGTGGAACTGTCTGTAAAGAATTGATGCAGAAATTACTGGGTGATAGTCTTTGCCACATATTGCATGTCTGTGCAGACTAGATGAACATAATGGACCTTCCTACCTTTCATACCTATACAGTATGAAAAATATACCTATTTTTACCTCCTTAGTAATCCTTTGAACTTGCTTATTgtgcttttttgtgtgtgtgtgtgttactcCCTTAATCATTTCCAACTGGCATATGCAATTCCGGAGTAAGAGCTGTCTTAAACAAAATCAcaacctcagcctttcctccaaCAAAGTTCTTTTCAGATGGTAGAATCCTGGCCTAAAACATCACattgcatacacacacaaatttattttacttattaTTTGTTATATTGTAGTAGGAGAGAATTGCTCCCACTATGCCAATCATATGAGAAGATACACTCTTGGCCTCAAAGACCAAGAACTCACATAAACAACAATAGAAAAGTCTTAAAAGTCCACAATTTTCCCTCCATCGAATGAGTCTTTGAGTTCAGTTCTGAGAAGAAACTTGAAGGAAGTGGTAGTGTCACAAGTCATGGACCAAAGCCTTCAGCTGTGAAATTACAAAGAAGGTAGCACTTGTCCCTTTTGAATTTTTCATATTacaatgaaaacattaattatttttttctctgaagatcCCTTACAAGGGGAAATTGTCCAAGTATGATTTTTCTCCTATACATCCAAGAGAGGCTTCCAGGATTATGTAAATGTGAAAGGGACGTGCTGGATCTCTTGTAGGAGTAAACACGTATTTCTCTGATGGTTCTCAAGACAATAGGAATATAGTGCTCTATTGTCATGTTCATCAAGTCATTAATGGGTACAAGTTACACTGggagaaaatcacagaatcacagtattgttttggttggaaaaaacctgtAAGATCATTGTGTCCAACCATTAAACCATGAACCTAAGCACCGCATGTATATGTctcaaatatctccagggatgatgactcaaccacttcccttgAAAGCctcttccaatgcttgacaaccttTACAGTGAATAGGTTTTTTCTCTATCTGATCTAAACTtatcctggtgcaacttgagcccatttcttcttgttctgtcacttgttacttaggagaagagaccaacatccacctcactacaacctcctttcaggtagttgtagaaagtgatcatgtctcccctcagcctccagactaaacatccccagcttcctcaactgctcctcataagatttGTACTCTAGACCATTCACCAGCTTTGGTATCCTTCTTTGGACACACAGGAGCATCTCAAGGTCTTTATTGTACTGAGGGATCCTAAACTGAATAAATATTCTAGGTGCAGCCTGACCAATGCCGAGtacacttccctggtcctgctggccacattatttctgattCAAGCCAGgctaccattggccttcttggtcacctgggcacactactggcttATATTAAGCTTGCTGTTGACCAATGCCTCCAGGTCTTTTTccactggacagctttccagccactctgccccaagcctcatagcattgcatggggttgtgtAGCCCAAGttcaggacctggcacttggccttgttaaacctcatacaattggcctggGCCCATCgatccagcctgtccatgtctgaaaataaaaagctctgaaaagccttcctaccctcaagcagatcaacactcctgTCTAACTTGGTGTTATCTGCAGACTAATTCCCCTTGTCCAGGTCACTGATAAacatattaaacagaacaggccccagcactgagccctggggaacaccactgatgACCGGCTACCTActgaatttaactccattcaccaccactctctgcaCCAGGCACCCGTTCAAGCCACAGgcagtcagtttctccaggCAGATACTCTGGACAAttgtgtcaaaggctttactaaaatCCAGGTAGACAACATTCACAACCTCACCTTCATCCATTAAGTGGTTCACCTTGtcacagaaggagatcagattctTCAAATCGATTGGGCCTGATGACCTGATTGTCCTGTAAGTGTCATGTGATGGCACTCAAGATTATATGCCTcataaccttccccagcaccgaggtcaaactgacaggcctgtagttcccaggatcctccttccatTCCTTCTTGTAGTGTCACATTTGTTACTCTCCAGTCACCTGTGACCTGCCTGGTTAGCCAGAACTACTAATAAATGATTGTAAGCGACTCGGTGAGCAGTTCCACCAGCTATCTCAGTACCTTTGAGTGAATTCCATCCAGCCCTATAGACTTACATGTGTTTAAGTGGTATAGCAGGTCACAAACCATTTCACTTTGGTTTCATGAAGAACAATATATTAAGTTCATGAGTCAGTAAGTCTAAAGGTTAAACAATCTTCTTGTTTTTTACCTTCTTGAATTACCTTCCAGTTGGTTCATGGTGATATCTTTTTCTGACAGATTAGAGCATGTCCTGCTATGAGAACTCTCTTTATGTTGGTTTTGAATCATGATGAAGACTTCTCTTACTCttctggaaaaaatgaaatgtgttgAATTTCATTGCTCTCTCTCTGTACCAAAGGTTTTCTAGACCTATAATTCTGGTAGCTTTCACCTTAATGATATTCAGTATTTTCAACTTCGTTTTTGTAGAACAGATGCCAGAAATGGACTTATGATTGCAGCAGGGATTTCACAAATGTTCTATATACAAAGATGCAATATCCCTGACCTTTTTCCTACATCAAAGCCTTTGAATTATGTGACTGGATATGTTTTCACCTCCCTATCTCCTGTATTTCAGCTGATTAACTAATATATCTAAGTTTACTGAATTACTGAATTACTGAATTATGTAGGAAGCACTGAGTTTTAGTTCAGAAGAGCAACTCCTTTTGGCCACTCAAGAATAATGACATTTCACCACTGATCCCACTGGGAGATTTTACATGCATCTGGGCATGAGTGGGATCTGATAGAAGTCAACCTAAATAGCATCCACTGTCCTGAAATTTGTAGGTATAAAATATTGCAAGACCCATTTTTGAGGGTGTGAAGACaataaaattacagaatttcCCCAGTATGCTTTCTAATAAAATGTAAGGTTAAAGTCAGTTTCATAGCCTGAGTATAGtgatggggttttgttgttgtagtggaatctttttctctttttcccttccccaccccccccaatattttcttttttttttttccctggtatGATAGCAGCTATAAACTGACATCATCTTCTCAGGCTTTGTTTTATCTTGTCTTTCCTTCCTGAATTAAGAGCAGGACTGGTTTTGTTCCTCTCCTTGAAAAGTCATTAAGAATCTCAGGATTTGGCTCAGTGATAATGTGAAAGTGCCCAAGCTTCAGGCCCAGAAAGATATTGCACTCTTCTTATTTCACAGAACACTGTTCACTGCAGGTGGTCTAATGCACACTCATATCCTTTACATTTGCTCTGAAACCTCTCAGGCCTCCACCTATACTGCTACTTCATCATTACAAACCATTCTCCTCCAGGCACTAAAGAACCCCTGTTTTACCTTCTAAAGTTAATGATACTTATCTTTTCACTAGGAGAACATGCTACCCCTTtatctctccctttctttcctcttaatGTTACTGCATGCCCCTATGagctcttatttttttctctgaaattgaGTAAATGtcaaacattttaaaggaataaaaaaccccacctcccTCTTTGAATAATAAGGGCtctgatatattttaaaatagtggTTTGAAATAAGAAGATATTGTATGATGATATGAATACTGTAATTTTTAACATATTGTAATATACACAGGTaatactgagattttttttatataatttatatGCAGACTACCAGTCTATATGTTCAAGGAATTTCTCAAGAGTATGCATGATTACTGCTTCAATTTTTTCTAAAAGACGCTGTTAACTGTTGAAAATGCAGTTAAATGAAATTTAACATTGATAAATTTTTTCTCTCACTATGGACAGATCTCAGCCTCCAGTCCTGGTGCTAGCACTGAcataaatgtaaagaaaattgCTGGTATTAATGATGTCTGTGAATCTATGAAGCAACAACTACTGGTTCTGGTGGAATGGGCTAAATATATTCCAGGCTTCTGTGAATTACCACTGGATGACCAGGTAGAGGagaccaaggagagaatttTACTTAGTGTTCTGTTATTTCTGTGTTATTCAAATATTGAATTAAATACTAATTTTGTTTGATCAAATAGTTCTAGACCCACTGtcttaaattcttttttaagtTTCAAAATAACGCCACCAcaaaaaaggcagaggaaattgATAAGGTTCTAgcatgttagaaaaaaaaagcagcagcaaaccaGTATGTTCTTCAGTGTTTTATGCTTTCTATATTCTTTTGTAAGTAGAAATACCAAGctgcatgaaaaaaatgaaaaaaatcttgtaaaaaAGCCATGCTTTTTTCTGACCTTGCAAAGTGCTTATTTCTTGTTCACCTTTCACTATAATATGGTTTAAGACAGCATGCTTTTTAATTTGTCTTCTCTACTtgcaagaaataaaaaccattAGAATCTCAAACAAATATCGAACATGCTAATATCAATGAATAGCAAATAGTCTTTCATATACTACAGTGTATTAAATTCATATTATATATAATAAGTGTGAGGTAAAAAAGTATCAAACTTTGAAAATTCCTGAGGGTTTTTATAACAGACACCTGATACATCATCATATCTTTAATACATCAGAGTAAGTTGAGCTGGCATACTCAGAACCAGTGTCTCCATGCCTCAGTTCTCTCACTGGCTACTTGGACAAGAGGTTCATTTATGGGTCAGATTCTCTTGATTACAATCCACCAAAATCTGATTCAGCTAGAAGATGATGAAGTGAAATTGTGCAATTCCTCCTTTTTGCCTCTTCAGTCTCTCAGTTTTTAACAAAATCCCACAAGGAAGGTTAGGTCATACTTTGGCTTAAACTGATCTCATTCCCTCTTATTATCTTCCTTGGGAATATGGAGGTGTTGCAGGCCACAGGAGACCTCTAAAACAGAAGGTTACTAATGTCTTTGCAGACCCATAGAATATATGTGTGCAGGGGCTCAACATACTGGAATATGTTAaaaattgctatttttattgttaagtaaaaaaagaaggaatgagGCCTCATTAAAAAGTTCCTGtctatatttgaaaaaaaaaaaaaaaccaacttagAAAGATAGGCTGAAAACGTCCCTTGCAGtacttaaatcacagaatcatagaatcttaaggttggaagggacctcaaaagatcatccagtccaacctctgCCAGAacagaccacctagagtaggtcacacaggaactcatccaggagAGTTTTGAACGTctttagagaaggagactccacaacccatctgggcagcctgttccagtgctctgtcaccctcacagtgaagaagtttttccttatgtttctttggaacctcttgtgttccagcttgtacccattgccccttgtcttatcattggacatcattgagaacaacttgactccatcctcttgacactcgCACTTTATATATTTGCAAATTttgtctcctccaagctgaaaacccccagctccctcagcctttcatcataagggagatgctccacccCATCATCTTGGTAACCCTTcattgaactctctccagcagctccttgttgaactgaggggcccagaactggacacaatattacagatgtgatctcacaaaggcagagtagagggggaggagaatctctctcaacctactgcccacagcccttctaatacaccccaggatgtcattgatcttcttggccatgaggtcacattgctgcctcatgctcatcctgctctgcaccaagacccccaggtccctttcccctacactactctctcacagttcattccccaacctgtactggtacatgggtttattctttcccagatgtaagactctacacttgcccttgttgagtttcattagatttctccccacccaaccctccagcctgtccaggtctcattgaatggcagcacagccctctggtgtgtcagccactcccctcaatttagtatcatcagcaaacttgaaAAATGCATATTGGGAAATACCGTGGAACCTTAAGTACCATAGAAAAGTAGTGACAAAGGTATTGGAGTTAAAACAAATGCCACTTCCGCATTTGTAATACCCTCTTTTAAGGGGGCATTGTGCATTTAGTTGCAAAATAAACCAtctggttttgaaaaaaaaattcctgatCTGAGAATCTGCCTGATTTACAAACTATAGAGCAGATCAGAGCAGATAAGTTAACTGTGCTGCAAACCTGAAAAGTCTTAACACATTAAGGATTCCTATGTACTGTATACCTTTATAGCACTCATAAAGTATTGGCTTGGATCcataagaaaataattacttgcCAAGAGAGGAGTTCCTTAAAGAAAGGGAGACTAGCACTGACGTTTCAAGCagacattaaaaacaaagtaaataGGTGACACAGAGTAAACGACCACATTTTTAAGTACCTTCCTGGTATGAGTCAGGTTTCTTCTTTGTTGGTAGTAGTGGATATTTTAGCATATCTGGCTTTGTTGGAGAGAAAGCTCTTTTAAATGCAACATAAATTTGTCATTCAAggtgagaaaaatgaaacactgaTAGTACCAAATTTACTGTAACAGTTCATTCAAACCCACTGGATTGTTTAGTGTCAACTTAAAATTCCagctaaaacatttttaaggGAATAGACACTAGGAAATAAATGCAAGTATTATATTTATTGAGAAGTACCTTGCAGAGCTATACATTTAAAATCTAGATCAAATGCTGGAAGTGACAAAAGATGACAATTCAATTATAGTGTTCTGATAGTGCAGTGTTAAGGGTTTTGTATTCACTTTGCCTTTTGCGTGAGACTCTTAACAGTGTTAAATATGTACCTATAGCTGAACACAGTCATGGTAATATACATCctcatttctttcttacttCTTTATCTTCTAATgagtctgcttttttttttattgaggtTGCCTTGCTAAGAGCACATGCTGGGGAACATCTGTTGCTTGGAGCAGCAAAACGGTCCATGGCGTATAAGGACATTTTACTTTTAGGTaaatattggttttgttttaattaataatGATGATATTATATTACATTAGCAACCATGTAATCACTTAAGTGGGACAACTGTTCTGGCACAATCAGAGCAATGCATTCTGTGAATGTTAAATAGCTGTTAATGACAGAATGTCACCTGCCCTCTTCCAGCAAAAGCAGGTGGACAATTTCCAGTGAGTTTATCCCGATAAGAATTTATTGGACAACAAAATCTCCAATTTAAGGGACATAGTTTTCTTACGTTAGCATCCTTTCTGTACTTTTATCccatgaaaacacagaacaataaaacaacagcagcaaaaaagaaaaacctttgcCTAAGAGAAGAGCAGTCAACCTGTGGCTTATGTACTAATTTCAGTCTTCATGAAAACCATTTACATGTAGCTTTCTCAAGAGCCCCTCATAGTCAGAGAAGACTCTTCAGGCTAGAGAATTGGATAGCCTGTTCCCTGCAAATCACTTTCCCAAGAACCCTCCCATTGCTGCCTTGACAATCACCACATGGCCATCATGTAAACAGTATGCCTGTTGTCCTCTGCCATGTGGGAGGTGGATCCATTCATGGTGTGGGGAGAGTCATGCTCATGTAGCCATGTCCTTGGTCATCTGAAATGGCTTCTTTCCTGGGTTGTATATACAGAGCATGGCTGTTATGGAAGGGAATGTCATCATGGTGAAAGCATGTCTTCCCTTTGTTCACACAGCAGAGAGGCACAGCAACATTATGAAATGTATGCCTATGTGTATAGTGACATGAAGAGGTATTTTTTAGCCTTGACACAGTACCATTCTGAAATGTGCTGTGTCAAAAATGGTCTCTTTAAATATGTGAAGCACTGGGCTGTTTTGTGAGAAAGTGTGTAGGTCTTCTTGGACAATATTTTTTATATGAGGCAAGACTATGTGGAATATAGACTCAAACTAGTTTCTTCAATGGTGGTGTTCTACAAGGAGGTTTTCCACTGcttgttctctttcctcttttggCCTGCTTTTTCATACCTCTAAATCAACTTGGATTTATTTTTACGCATATCATAACATTAAAAGGACAAGAAGGGCTTGTTCTGGAGATATGACTCTCAGCAGCAATCCtttcaagttaaaaaatacacaaattacATTCTTAACCTAGTTCTTTCTCTACAATTTTACTGACAAAATTAAcacaaataaaatggaaatatttacagttttatttGGATTAGTaggcaagaaagaaaatcataaTAAAGTAATAAGCAGAATATTATAGTCAGTATCACTAGCATCAGTATATATaccaaaagaagaaacaatttgAGACTCCAAAACTTGTTTCTGATATTTGGAGCTTATGAAACTTATTGTCAGTTTGACATCGATCTTTTATGATATAATAATcgtattttctttcaaaaactgCTCATTTCTAGAAGCTCTGTGGGCTTTCCCAGTGTTCTCGGCACTTACATTAGATCATTTCTGGACAGACGTGAATTAAGATGCTATGATGGAGACTTCTCCAAAAtggaaatttaaaattaaaagagcagggaaaattcattctttaatgaaaattttatgATACTTCTAAGTCTTATTAGGAGTAAGAGAAgcatctgttaaaaaaagaaatattcctGGTGACTCCTCTGGAAGAGagtttctttgtcttttgaCAAACCCTGATCATTCAGCTTGAGATATATTATTTTCATGAGGGAAGAAGATATTTTAAGGTGTAAAAATAAAGGCCTACTTGCTCCATACTTGTGCATTCAATATGGAGCTCAGTCCTGTGGACTAATCAGTAACTGTATGTGTTGTCATATTTACATGCACACATTCTTTACTAGATGACAGCTATGTTTTGTACATATACTCTGTTTGGAAAGAACAGTTTTGTATGATACAAAGGAGagttattacttttaaaaatatgaacttAAGCAAATTTAAACGTTCTTTTGAAAATGAGCTTTATCTAGTGTGTTTCATCAAAGTTTTTATATCAGTCCAcatgttgcttttctttctctctaagGCAACAATTACATAATCCATCGCAACAGTACTGAAGTAGAGATCAGCCGAGTGGCAAATCGGATTCTCGATGAATTAGTTCGACCCTTCCAGGAAATTCAAATAGATGACAATGAGTATGCTTGCTTGAAAGCGATTGTGTTTTTTGATCCAGGTAACTTTTAAAAAGATCTCTCAGAATTATTTCACAAGTattgaaagtaatttttattgaTGTAGCATTCATTCATGTTGTCTAGCTGGAtggaaaagaatgaaatgaaataaagatgCATCTCCCAAATTGTAATCTGCTTTGACTTtaatttttggggtttttttttaagatgcaaAAGGCCTGAGTAATCCAATGAAGATTAAGAATATGCGGTTCCAAGTCCAAATCAGTTTAGAGGATTATATTAACGACCGCCAGTATGACTCCCGAGGAAGATTTGGAGAACTTCTGCTTCTACTGCCTACACTCCAGAGCATCACCTGGCAAATGATTGAGCAAATACAATTGGTTAAACTATTTGGAATTGTTAAAATTGACAGTTTGCTTCAGGAAATGTTACTGGGAGGTAAGTTAACAACTTATTAAATTTACTATGTTGTATTATGTTGAATTTAGCATACTGAGATGCTGAAGAAATCATGATGTAAGCAAGCACTTTGACTGCTGTCTCACTGTCTGAGCTTTGGGTCACGTGATTGTTAACTAAAGCCTTCTTTTCTTGACTGCTCGTCTCATTAACTCAGTTCTACAAGCTCAGATTGTGCTGTGTACTTCTCAGTCATTGTTGGCTATCTAGAAAAACAATTCAGTAGGCAGATGGAAGAATCCTTGCAAGTATTTCATGAAATCCACTGTTAATGTAGTCATAACAGTGACAATAGACACAATGCTTAATAGGATTGAAGTCTGGATAAATTGTTTAATGAATACCCAGAAGCAATTATTCAAATTGCCAATCAAAATATTTGCTCAGTGTAAATGTAATTATTGAAGTATAAATCACTGGCAATAACATGCTCTTTTGAATTGATATATGCTCATGTTATTTTTTACAGGTACTTCCAATGATGCCAGTCATCTGCATCATCCAGTACATCCTCATTTAGCACAAGATCCATTAACTGGCCAAACTATCCTCATAAGTTCAATGTCTACTCCTGTACATACAGAACAGATTTGTAAGTAATTGCAAGTTAGCCTTTTGTCATAACATTTCACTgttagatttaaaaatattaattagaaTCAGTGCTCATAGAGTCATTCGATCAGCATTCTGAAATTAATGTAAttatgtattaaaaatgtatgtatATGGTGTTAAATAAGAGACTTTTACTTGaatttaatcttatttttagAATTCAGCGCCATTCTGATATATCAGTGTTTTCACATGCACAATTTTtaataaacaagaaaattatCATAATTAAAATATCCTATTTTCTTAGCATGCCAAATGTAAGAGAACTTCTTTTCCCAATGGTATTATGTATATATGCATGCTAAGTAGGccaaaatgtaaaaatacatatttctttctgtattctTTTTCAGCAACTCCAGAAACTCCATTACCTTCCCCTCCTCAAGGCTCTGGGCAAGAATACAAAATGTCTACAAATCAGGCTTCAGTCATTGCACAGCAAtctattttgaaacaaaaaccaTTGTGATAATGTTTCTAtctctgtcttttccttccttccttccttccttccttccttccttccttccttccttccttccttctatcctctccctccctccctccctcccttacTTTTTATGCACTAGATAAATTGGTAGGACACTTGCACATTTAAAATCTCAGGATGACAAAGGATATTAGTTCCTCAGTAGCCACTGCTGTGGGTGCTTCCTAAAACACCTCATGATTTCGAAAGTAATACTCATAGTCCTGACTGCAACATGTGACTGTACTGTGGACACCACAGTCTGACAAATATGTATAGAGGCTGATAATATTTTTAGATCTCTTAACTGCAcagaatcctttttttttttttaattttctaattGTTATCGTAACATTattgtttaaaatgtgtataTAACTTTTTCATTGTGACTGAACTGGTTATTGCTTGTTTAGCTGTGAATTGTAGTCATGAAAAAAGGCAAGATTCCATTAATAATAAAACAGTAGGCTATCAAACAAAGAACAtgcattaaataaaaaaggagaaaatacttAATGGACAGAAATGcccaattaattttttaaaaatcttgatTTGAAATAACCAATTATTCTGAGTAAAATTTCAACAAAATTGTTGAAACCTCCCTGCTTACCTATTTGTATGAATCAGAGGGCCTGCCATGGGCAAATATGTTCGaggacttttaaaaatctgtagaCACAGTAATATACCAGACAATTGGACAGTGCCGAGGTATGAGTGCTAGCATTTAGATTGTTAAATCATTAGCACAAGGACTGGTATGATTTTGGTCAAGACTAACTAAAACTCTCCCAAACAATTTCTGAGTACATTTttggtattttattttactctattttatttttgtctagaGACACTTTTCACCAGGTGCTTTGGATATGGCCAGCTTTTTTTAGGGGCACAGAGACTAGGAATGTGACCGGACCATACCACTTGACCTCAGGGCTGGAGTAGAGACTTTGTACTGTTTGATTTACTAGCATAAACGTAACCACTGTGTTTATTTGCCTAACTGGCTGGTGAATGAATGTTTCAGCAACCACTCTAAACTTCACCAACACAGAAGTTTTAGTTATGTAGTAGCTCTCTGTCTGGAGAAGTATGGCTTACCAAGTCAAATGACTAATGTGCCAGAAGTTCAGCTCCAGATGTTCCTGGTTTGAGACATGGTATTTCAAGACATGACAGCCAGCACAACAAATACTAATCCTCTGgatttttaagttttcagaAACTGGGAGTGAATTGATTTACTGTGACGAGCCGCCTTGtcctcttcctccccttccAGTCTTGGGGGGATCCAACACTAAGTTTTGTGTCTGGAGTCTATAATAACCCATCTGCATTTGGACCCTCTGTGAATATGCACAAAGGGGACCCTGCAACACATACTCACTTGGACATTTACTTGGACGTTTACAGTTGAAATTTGTGAAAATAATCTATAATGGTATGTAAAGTGATCTGTTGTTCCTACAATACTGATGTCATAAGAGAATAACCACTTtgcacattttatttcttccagaCAGCAATGATTTTTCTTTAGTACTTTAAAGTAGACTTCCTTCCCAGAAGTTATATGacagaaatagagaaaaaaagagaggataaAATAATAGCATTTTGCTGAACTAttgcaaagagaaaatgtaGTAGAGTCAGAAATGCTGCAATGTATGTTGACTGTCATGAACTAGACACCTACAGTAATAACAGCATCCAAAGATGGAGTAGTTAAAACTCTGGCTTTTAAAAGTTGCTCGAACAAACTGATATGATTCTTCAGACACATTTTTATGGGCAGAAAATGCAATAC contains:
- the HNF4G gene encoding hepatocyte nuclear factor 4-gamma; translation: MNATDNGVSSLCAICGDRATGKHYGASSCDGCKGFFRRSIRKNHVYTCRFNRQCIVDKDKRNQCRYCRLKKCFRAGMKKEAVQNERDRISTRRNTFDGCNIPSISTLSQAETLSRQISASSPGASTDINVKKIAGINDVCESMKQQLLVLVEWAKYIPGFCELPLDDQVALLRAHAGEHLLLGAAKRSMAYKDILLLGNNYIIHRNSTEVEISRVANRILDELVRPFQEIQIDDNEYACLKAIVFFDPDAKGLSNPMKIKNMRFQVQISLEDYINDRQYDSRGRFGELLLLLPTLQSITWQMIEQIQLVKLFGIVKIDSLLQEMLLGGTSNDASHLHHPVHPHLAQDPLTGQTILISSMSTPVHTEQISTPETPLPSPPQGSGQEYKMSTNQASVIAQQSILKQKPL